The following proteins are co-located in the Telopea speciosissima isolate NSW1024214 ecotype Mountain lineage chromosome 9, Tspe_v1, whole genome shotgun sequence genome:
- the LOC122639401 gene encoding calcium-transporting ATPase 4, endoplasmic reticulum-type-like, protein MGKGGEDYGKRDDSGSRSPDKEIFPAWAKDVDQCLKEYKVDKDVGLTSARVAEQRQTYGLNELEEHGVLPSGLSFSNSSTTPLCGFYSPLPLFPSSSLGTMGMTGPRWKLRRSSSLL, encoded by the exons ATGGGGAAAGGAGGGGAAGATTATGGGAAACGTGATGATAGTGGATCGAGATCCCCTGACAAGGAGATCTTCCCGGCGTGGGCCAAAGACGTCGACCAGTGCCTGAAGGAGTACAAGGTCGACAAGGATGTTGGATTGACTTCGGCTAGGGTCGCGGAGCAGCGTCAGACCTACGGCTTGAATGAGTTGGAGGAGCATGGGGTCCTTCCATCTGGTCTCTCATTCTcgaacag TTCAACGACACCCTTGTGCGGATTCTACTCGCCGCTGCCGTTATTTCCTTCGTCCTCGCTTGGTACGATGGGGATGACGGGGCCGAGATGGAAATTACGGCGTTCGTCGAGCCTATTGTGA
- the LOC122639076 gene encoding RING-H2 finger protein ATL57-like, whose protein sequence is MRPHSRRFLDDIEDTSSIASAPPAPSSEQRLPPTINNGNNDLVPLTATITGKPLEQSIPSIESAFISLSVVVLLIAFCFVGFFSVYIHCLVDDNPPNDPRRRQHQTLRERGFSSGIDLSTIQFLPLFAYDGNVKELVDCPICLTDLEEKEIVKMIPFCGHFFHPQCIDGSCPICRSTQLLLPLLLPPHGIESDGQQRTRANRSSSSSRVAELCIPRRTGTSLPFSED, encoded by the coding sequence ATGAGACCACACAGTCGTAGATTCCTCGATGACATCGAAGATACCTCAAGCATCGCTTCAGCACCACCAGCTCCTTCCTCCGAACAGAGGCTACCGCCCACCATTAATAATGGAAATAACGATTTGGTTCCTCTCACTGCAACAATTACAGGGAAGCCATTGGAGCAATCCATTCCGAGCATCGAGTCCGCCTTTATTTCTTTATCAGTGGTGGTACTTCTCATCGCGTTCTGCTTTGTGGGGTTCTTCTCTGTTTACATCCACTGCCTTGTCGACGATAACCCTCCTAACGATCCCCGCCGCCGACAGCACCAGACACTCAGAGAAAGAGGTTTCTCTTCTGGCATCGACCTCTCAACCATCCAATTTCTTCCCTTGTTTGCTTACGACGGCAACGTCAAGGAGCTCGTCGATTGCCCAATTTGCCTCACCGACCTCGAAGAGAAAGAAATTGTCAAGATGATTCCCTTCTGCGGCCACTTCTTTCATCCCCAATGTATAGATGGCTCCTGTCCCATCTGTCGCTCTACCCAGCtgctccttcctcttcttcttcctcctcacgGCATAGAGAGTGATGGGCAGCAGCGGACAAGGGCGAATAggtcctcctcttcttccagAGTAGCAGAGCTATGCATACCTCGACGTACAGGAACAAGTTTGCCATTTTCCGAAGACTAA
- the LOC122639077 gene encoding 21 kDa protein-like, with translation MAGTAITISIASVVLLLFVLPAISAAAKNHRDSSFIRDKCNATLYPDLCYETLTAHTSEVEGSISKLTRVAVQYSFNTTRNANDYIKVHQIPSKSRMAVVLRICASSFDVAILDTQRSQSEMDNLKGFSKESLELQIKEMKTWLSTAFTNEEKCANLLGNLPNGPLTLDAYNLAVTGKKFTSIALGLMNKWSTEVAPLVADSDRP, from the coding sequence ATGGCCGGCACAGCAATTACAATCTCCATAGCCTCCGTAGTACTCCTCCTTTTTGTTCTACCGGCGATCTCGGCGGCAGCGAAAAATCACAGAGACAGTAGTTTTATCCGTGACAAATGCAACGCAACTTTGTACCCTGATCTCTGCTACGAAACCCTTACTGCCCACACCAGTGAGGTGGAAGGAAGCATTTCAAAGCTCACTCGCGTTGCCGTTCAATACAGCTTCAATACTACTCGTAACGCTAACGATTACATTAAGGTTCACCAAATCCCATCCAAATCACGAATGGCAGTGGTTCTAAGGATCTGCGCGAGCAGCTTCGATGTGGCCATTCTTGACACGCAACGCTCGCAGTCGGAAATGGACAACCTGAAGGGATTCTCCAAGGAGTCTTTGGAGTTGCAGATTAAAGAAATGAAGACGTGGTTGAGCACCGCATTTACAAACGAGGAAAAGTGTGCAAACCTGTTGGGCAACCTACCTAATGGCCCTCTGACGTTGGATGCATATAATCTGGCGGTGACAGGAAAGAAATTCACAAGCATTGCACTTGGCTTGATGAATAAGTGGTCCACAGAAGTTGCACCTTTGGTGGCAGATTCTGACCGCCCATAA
- the LOC122639079 gene encoding uncharacterized protein LOC122639079: protein MAVVLRICASSFDVAILDTQRSQSEMDNLKGFSKESLELQIKEMKTWLSTAFTNEEKCANLLGNLPNGPLTLDAYNLAVTGKKFTSIALGLMNKWSTEVAPLVADSDRP from the coding sequence ATGGCAGTGGTTCTAAGGATCTGCGCGAGCAGCTTCGATGTGGCCATTCTTGACACGCAACGCTCGCAGTCGGAAATGGACAACCTGAAGGGATTCTCCAAGGAGTCTTTGGAGTTGCAGATTAAAGAAATGAAGACGTGGTTGAGCACCGCATTTACAAACGAGGAAAAGTGTGCAAACCTGTTGGGCAACCTACCTAATGGCCCTCTGACGTTGGATGCATATAATCTGGCGGTGACAGGAAAGAAATTCACAAGCATTGCACTTGGCTTGATGAATAAGTGGTCCACAGAAGTTGCACCTTTGGTGGCAGATTCTGACCGCCCATAA